One Thermofilum pendens Hrk 5 DNA segment encodes these proteins:
- a CDS encoding 30S ribosomal protein S19e — translation MVNAKFVPPRLLIEELAAYLKENVKEIQPPEWALYAKTGPTRERPPQDPDWWYKRCAALLRKIYLEGPVGLERLRTAYGGRTKNTVKRKHFKKAGGSAIRKALQQLESAGLVAKTPRGRVITEKGRALVDTTALRIFKKLVEERPELSKYLAKPASTPVSTES, via the coding sequence ATGGTCAACGCGAAGTTCGTGCCTCCGAGACTACTGATAGAAGAGCTGGCCGCGTATCTCAAGGAAAACGTGAAAGAGATACAGCCACCCGAGTGGGCTCTGTACGCGAAGACAGGTCCTACCAGGGAGCGACCCCCGCAAGACCCAGACTGGTGGTACAAGAGGTGCGCCGCCCTTCTCAGGAAAATATACCTGGAGGGTCCTGTTGGGCTTGAACGGCTCCGCACGGCGTACGGCGGTAGAACAAAGAACACCGTGAAGCGTAAACACTTCAAGAAAGCCGGAGGCTCCGCCATAAGGAAAGCTCTCCAACAACTTGAAAGCGCCGGGCTCGTCGCGAAGACCCCGAGAGGGCGCGTAATCACCGAGAAGGGGAGGGCGCTCGTAGACACTACGGCGTTACGCATATTCAAAAAGCTGGTAGAAGAGAGACCAGAGCTCTCCAAGTACCTCGCGAAGCCTGCAAGTACACCCGTAAGCACGGAGTCGTAG
- a CDS encoding DNA-binding protein, whose amino-acid sequence MSYDEGGEELEEIKRRKLLEYQRALEAEKAKEEQKAREEAMRQEILRRILTPEARARLSNLKLVKPELVEALEIQLIQLAESRSVRVPIDDETLKQILARLYEAQRAREVKFRVSF is encoded by the coding sequence TTGTCTTATGATGAAGGCGGAGAAGAACTAGAAGAGATTAAACGGCGAAAACTGTTAGAGTACCAGCGCGCCCTCGAAGCCGAGAAAGCCAAAGAGGAACAGAAAGCACGAGAGGAGGCTATGCGGCAGGAGATTTTAAGGCGTATTCTCACACCGGAGGCTCGTGCAAGGCTCTCTAATCTCAAGCTCGTGAAACCGGAGCTTGTAGAGGCGTTGGAGATTCAGCTCATACAGCTCGCTGAGTCTAGAAGTGTAAGGGTACCTATAGACGACGAAACCCTTAAACAGATACTTGCAAGACTATACGAAGCACAACGCGCGAGAGAGGTAAAGTTCAGGGTGAGCTTTTAG
- a CDS encoding 50S ribosomal protein L39e, translating into MAHFKPLGKKLRLAAAVRSNEQVPIWVISKTLGKVRRKPRRNWRRSRMQL; encoded by the coding sequence GTGGCCCACTTTAAGCCTCTAGGCAAGAAACTAAGACTGGCAGCGGCTGTAAGAAGCAACGAGCAGGTACCGATATGGGTTATCTCGAAGACTTTGGGGAAGGTTAGAAGGAAGCCTAGGAGGAACTGGAGAAGGAGCAGGATGCAGCTATAA
- a CDS encoding 50S ribosomal protein L31e yields the protein MPGKMADGEYTRTYVINLRRVYSAPRKKRAKVAVRAIRDFIARHLRFPDRIKISPELNLIVWSRSIEKPPRKVKVDVSFKVEDGRVTEVEVLPHGAKEQKTTE from the coding sequence ATGCCGGGGAAAATGGCTGATGGGGAGTATACGAGGACCTACGTGATTAACCTTAGGAGGGTTTACTCTGCCCCGAGAAAGAAGAGGGCTAAGGTCGCCGTGAGGGCTATAAGGGACTTTATAGCTCGGCACCTACGCTTCCCAGACCGGATAAAGATAAGCCCGGAGCTCAACTTGATAGTATGGTCTAGGAGCATAGAAAAGCCTCCGCGCAAAGTAAAGGTGGACGTAAGCTTCAAGGTGGAGGATGGTAGGGTCACAGAGGTAGAGGTTCTCCCGCACGGAGCTAAGGAGCAAAAGACGACGGAGTGA